The following proteins are encoded in a genomic region of Brachypodium distachyon strain Bd21 chromosome 1, Brachypodium_distachyon_v3.0, whole genome shotgun sequence:
- the LOC100843222 gene encoding protein yippee-like has translation MGRLFLMHLDGNVYSCKHCDTHLGLASDIISKAFHSKHGKAYLFNKVVNVTTGVKEDRVMMTGLHTVSDIFCVGCGSIVGWKYEAAHEKSQRYKEGKFILERFKVSGPDGSHYWVTHDAHVGGSDADDL, from the exons atgGGGCGGCTCTTCCTGATGCACCTCGACGGGAACGTCTACAGCTGCAAGCACTGCGACACCCACCTCGGCCTCGCTTCGGACATCATCTCCAAG GCCTTCCATTCCAAGCACGGGAAGGCTTATCTCTTCAACAAGGT CGTCAATGTTACAACTGGAGTAAAAGAGGATCGCGTGATGATGACAGGACTGCATACGGTTTCTGATATCTTCTGTGTTGGTTGTGGATCCATTGTTGGATGGAAATAT GAGGCTGCACATGAGAAGAGCCAGAGGTACAAGGAAGGAAAATTCATTTTGGAGAG GTTTAAGGTGTCAGGCCCTGATGGGAGTCACTACTGGGTTACACATGATGCTCATGTGGGCGGAAGCGATGCTGATGACTTATGA
- the LOC100839265 gene encoding putative ABC1 protein At2g40090, with protein MWRRVLSAALTLGVGAGGAAIASSDDPAATLKICTHLPPRLLRDSVAATTIALDYQYSLWGLEPGTPAWLQAKHETHLRSANRLQELCFRNGGIYIKLGQHIAQLEYVVPEEYVQTMRASMLKRCPVSSYEEVRRVFRKDIGELPETVFAEFDPVPLASASLAQVHAATTHDGQKVAVKVQHDHLTDTSVIDIATVDLLVNALHYIFPTFDYRWLVDEIRESAPKELDFLCEAANSERCLDNFRKLSPKIANSIYAPKVYWSLSTPRILTMEYMDAKEVTDVKGIKDLGVCPVDVSNLVNKAFAEMIFKHGFVHCDPHAANMMIRPLPQDSGKWLGRKRPQLILLDHGLYKELDYATRINYANLWKALVFADEKAIKEYSVKLGAGEDLHALFAGVLTMRPWKSVIDPSVGHLVLDGNNADRSEVQMYASLYFPQISELLRRLPRVILLMLKTNDCLRAVNHALVGGSPLESFETIARVSSEAVFEAKRTEHRFFLYRFIIWLEEIWLEVRFLTLKMWLPFMQLRKLLSA; from the exons ATGTGGCGGCGGGTTCTGTCGGCGGCGCTCACGCtgggcgtcggcgccggcggggccgcCATCGCCTCCTCCGACGACCCCGCCGCGACCCTCAAGATCTGCACGCACCTTCCccctcgcctcctccgcgactccgtcgccgccaccaccatcgcgcTCGACTACCAGTACTCCCTGTGGGGCCTCGAGCCGGGCACCCCCGCCTGGCTCCAAGCCAAGCACGAAACCCACCTTCGGTCAGCCAACCGCCTCCAGGAGCTCTGCTTCCGCAACGGCGGCATCTACATCAAGCTCGGCCAGCACATTGCACAGCTG GAGTATGTGGTGCCAGAGGAGTACGTGCAGACGATGAGGGCATCGATGCTGAAGAGATGCCCCGTTTCGTCATACGAGGAAGTCCGCCGGGTGTTCAGGAAAGATATTGGGGAATTGCCGGAAACT GTTTTTGCAGAATTCGATCCTGTTCCACTCGCAAGTGCTTCTCTTGCACAAGTTCACGCCGCCACAACACATGATGGACAAAAAGTTGCTGTTAAG GTTCAGCACGACCACTTAACAGATACGTCTGTAATAGATATCGCCACTGTGGATTTGTTAGTGAATGCTCTTCATTATATTTTCCCTACATTTGACTATAG GTGGTTAGTTGATGAAATTCGAGAAAGTGCGCCAAAG GAATTAGATTTTTTGTGTGAAGCTGCAAACAGTGAAAGATGTTTGGATAACTTTAGAAAGTTGTCtcctaaaattgcgaatagcaTATATGCCCCCAAGGTTTATTGGAGCCTTAGCACACCGAGAATTCTCACTATGGAGTATATGGATGCCAAGGAGGTAACTGATGTCAAAGGCATTAAAGACCTTGGAGTTTGCCCTGTTGATGTTTCAAACCTA GTCAATAAAGCATTTGCTGAGATGATTTTCAAGCATGGTTTTGTTCATTGTGATCCCCATGCTGCCAATATGATGATCCGACCCTTGCCACAAGACAGTGGAAAATGGCTTG GACGAAAACGGCCACAATTGATTCTTCTCGACCATGGTCTTTACAAAGAACTTGATTACGCTACTCGGATAAACTATGCTAACCTTTGGAAG GCACTTGTTTTCGCTGATGAAAAAGCAATTAAGGAGTACAGCGTCAAACTAGGTGCTGGGGAGGATCTTCACGCACTTTTTGCTGGTGTTCTCACAATGAGGCCATGGAAAAGTGTCATTGACCCATCTGTTGGCCATCTTGTCCTGGATGGGAATAATGCTGATCGTTCTGAAGTTCAG ATGTATGCTTCCTTATATTTCCCACAAATCTCGGAACTCCTGAGGAGACTCCCAAGGGTTATCTTGCTGATGCTGAAGACAAATGATTGTTTACGCGCAGTCAATCATGCCCTG GTTGGAGGTTCTCCCTTGGAATCATTTGAAACCATTGCACGAGTTTCTTCTGAAGCTGTCTTTGAAGCTAAAAGGACGGAGCATAGATTCTTTTTATATAGATTTATAATATGGCTAGAGGAAATTTGGCTGGAGGTTCGATTCTTGACTTTGAAGATGTGGCTGCCATTCATGCAGCTCAGGAAGTTATTGTCTGCATAA
- the LOC100844429 gene encoding probable cytokinin riboside 5'-monophosphate phosphoribohydrolase LOG4: MEANQENATGSSGVRAVCVFCGSRPGNRPSFSAAALDLGNQLVERQLDLVYGGGSGGLMGLVSKAVHDGGRHVLGVIPSALLPQEVSGETLGEVKVVRDMHERKSEMAKHSDAFVALPGGYGTIEELLEIIAWAQLGIHNKPVGLLNVDGYYNSLLSLFDKGVEEGFIDAAERNIFVLADTADELLTKLTEAAAATAARADIDDDAGNDHKGLEAAGIKRKRS, from the exons atggaGGCGAACCAAGAGAATGCCACGGGAAGCAGCGGGGTGCGTGCGGTGTGCGTCTTCTGCGGCAGCAGGCCGGGCAACCGGCCGTCcttcagcgccgccgccctcgaccTTGGAAACCAACTG GTGGAGAGGCAGCTCGACCTTGtgtacggcggcggcagcggcggcctgATGGGCCTCGTGTCCAAGGCCGTCCacgacggcggccgccacgTCCTCGG GGTCATCCCGAGTGCTCTCCTGCCTCAAGAG GTGTCAGGGGAGACATTGGGAGAGGTGAAAGTGGTCAGGGACATGCATGAGCGCAAGTCAGAAATGGCTAAACACTCCGACGCCTTCGTCGCCCTGCCAG GCGGTTATGGGACGATCGAAGAACTGTTGGAGATCATAGCGTGGGCGCAGCTGGGGATCCACAACAAACCT GTGGGGCTGCTCAACGTGGACGGCTACTACAACAGCCTGCTTTCGCTGTTCGACAAGGGCGTCGAGGAGGGCTTCATCGACGCCGCCGAGCGCAAcatcttcgtcctcgccgACACCGCCGACGAGCTGCTCACCAAGCtcacggaggcggcggcggctacggcGGCTCGTGCTGACATTGATGACGACGCCGGCAATGATCACAAGGGCCTGGAGGCCGCCGGCATCAAGAGGAAAAGAAGCTAG
- the LOC100846874 gene encoding nuclear transcription factor Y subunit A-4, which translates to MSGMGSRPEGTNLVEPRGQGALPSGMAMQPWWTGSGLGAVSPAVVAPGSGIGMSLSSNPVGDGATKGKTSDDARADSSEDSQRSGEPKDRSFGEEKHHATSRMPALASDYLAPYSQLELNQPIASATYPYPDAYYTGMVGPYGAQAVTHFQLPGLTQSRMPLPLEISEEPVYVNAKQYHGILRRRQSRAKAELERKAIKARKPYLHESRHQHAMRRARGTGGRFLNTKKNENGASKERAEPNKGDQNSEYHRVPPDLQLRQA; encoded by the exons ATGAGTGGTATGGGATCACGGCCGGAGGGGACCAACCTCGTGGAACCGAGAGGGCAAGGCGCGCTGCCGTCAGGCATGGCGATGCAACCGTGGTGGACAGGCTCCGGGCTCGGGGCGGTGTCTCCGGCTGTAGTGGCGCCGGGAAGCGGAATAGGGATGAGCTTGTCGAGCAACCCCGTAGGTGATGGTGCGACCAAGGGGAAGACGAGTGATGATGCGCGAGCGGACAGCAGCGAGGATTCCCAGAGATCAGGCGAACCAAAAG ACAGAAGCTTTGGTGAAGAAAAGCACCATGCAACATCGCGAATGCCTGCTTTGGCGTCAGACTATTTAGCACCATACTCACAGCTGGAACTGAACCAACCAATT GCTTCTGCCACATATCCGTACCCTGATGCTTACTATACAGGCATGGTTGGTCCCTATGGAGCTCAAGCCGTG ACTCATTTCCAGCTACCTGGATTAACTCAATCTCGCATGCCATTGCCTCTTGAAATATCGGAGGAACCTGTCTATGTAAATGCTAAGCAGTATCATGGAATTTTAAGACGGAGGCAGTCACGCGCAAAGGCAGAACTTGAGAGAAAGGCGATTAAAGCGAGGAAG CCTTATCTTCATGAGTCGCGTCATCAACATGCAATGCGAAGGGCAAGAGGAACTGGGGGACGCTTCCTGAACACAAAGAAGAACGAAAACGGTGCTTCAAAAGAGAGAGCTGAACCGAACAAAG GCGACCAGAACTCGGAGTATCACCGTGTACCTCCTGACTTACAGCTCCGTCAGGCATGA
- the LOC112270169 gene encoding uncharacterized protein LOC112270169 → METAVPAWVAARRSLQEAAAASYAHAPRQPTMGRSIETLVVIVAAIVLAAVLAGVLARACGGRHVAPSGEDRDVEGWVERRCRSCLDSGLPPPPPPGASKTSEAK, encoded by the coding sequence ATGGAGACCGCCGTGCCGGCgtgggtggcggcgaggaggtcgcTGCAggaggcagccgccgcctcgtaCGCGCACGCGCCGCGGCAGCCCACCATGGGGAGGTCGATCGAGACGCTGGTGGTTATCGTGGCGGCGATCGTGCTGGCGGCGGTGCTCGCGGGCGTCCTCGCGCGGGCGTGCGGGGGAAGGCACGTGGCGCCCAGCGGGGAAGACCGAGACGTTGAAGGCTGGGTGgagcgccggtgccggagctgCCTCGACAGCGGGCTGCcacccccgcccccgcccggAGCATCAAAGACGAGTGAGGCCAAATAG
- the LOC100825061 gene encoding uncharacterized protein LOC100825061 has translation MAKTQPRASAGEPLLPSASPPPYLDHHSPVGAGAESYVYLVPVRLRRLRRGCRCRWLAPLLASLTLLALGFLLWPADPDVSVARLRLAHISVVARPAVALNISAALKVRVRNPDLFALDYSRLDIAIGYRGAPLGTVTSGGGRVRARAVSYIDADLHLNGIRVVEDAIYLLEDLARGSIPFDTVVEVEGHLHFFFISIPVKGRIACVVHVNPHDQTIVHQDCYPK, from the exons ATGGCGAAGACGCAACCCCGCGCGTCGGCGGGGGAGCCGCTGctcccctccgcctccccgccgccgtacCTCGACCACCACTCGccggtcggcgccggcgcggaaTCCTACGTCTACCTCGTCCCCGTGCGgctccgccgcctgcgccgcggctgccgctgccgctggctCGCTCccctcctcgcctccctcaCGCTCCTCGCCCTGGGGTTCCTCCTCTGGCCAGCCGACCCCGATGTCAGCGTCGCGCGCCTCCGTCTCGCGCACATCTCCGTCGTCGCGCGGCCCGCCGTTGCCCTCAACATCTCCGCCGCGCTCAAGGTCCGCGTCCGCAACCCGGACCTCTTCGCGCTCGACTACAGCCGCCTCGACATCGCCATCGGCTACCGCGGCGCGCCGCTCGGCACCGtcacctccggcggcggccgcgtccgcgcgcgcgccgtctCGTACATCGACGCCGACCTCCACCTCAACGGCATACGCGTCGTCGAGGACGCGATCTACCTGCTCGAGGACCTCGCGCGGGGATCCATACCCTTCGACACCGTCGTCGAGGTCGAGGGCCACCtccacttcttcttcatcagcaTCCCAGTCAAG GGGAGAATAGCTTGTGTGGTTCATGTTAATCCACACGATCAGACCATAGTACACCAGGACTGCTATCCGAAG TGA